The following proteins are co-located in the Larus michahellis chromosome 9, bLarMic1.1, whole genome shotgun sequence genome:
- the KLHL25 gene encoding kelch-like protein 25 translates to MSVSVHENRKSRTSTGSMNILLFHKASHPDCVLSHLNTLRKHCMFTDVTLWAGNRSFPCHRAVLAASSRYFEAMFSNGLRESLDDEVNFHDSLHPEVLELLLDFAYSSRIIINEENAESLLEAGDMLQFHDVRDAAAEFLEKNLYPSNCLGMMLLSDAHQCRRLYELSWRMCLVNFETVHKSEDFNNLSKDTLLDLISSDELEIEDEEKVFKAVIQWVKYNLDERKAYLPELLRNVRLALLPSECLKEALACEDLIMVDERNKLVLDEAIQCKKKILQNDGVVTSPCARPRKAGHTLLILGGQTFMCDKIYQVDHKAKEIIPKADLPSPRKEFSACAIGCKVYITGGRGSENGVSKDVWVYDTVHEEWSKAAPMLIARFGHGSAELENCLYVVGGHTAVAGVFPASPSVSLKQVEKYDPISNKWTMVAPLRDGVSNAAVVSARLKLFVFGGTSIHRDMVSKVQCYDPAENRWMIKAECPQPWRYTAAAVLGSQIFIMGGDTEFTAASAYRFDCETDQWTRIGDMTAKRMSCHALASGNKLYVVGGYFGTQRCKTLDCYDPTSDTWNCITTVPYSLIPTAFVSTWKHLPS, encoded by the coding sequence ATGTCAGTCAGCGTCCACGAGAACCGTAAATCCCGGACTAGCACTGGCTCCATGAACATCTTGCTTTTCCACAAAGCTTCCCACCCAGACTGCGTCTTGTCCCATCTGAACACCCTGCGGAAGCACTGCATGTTCACTGATGTCACCCTTTGGGCAGGAAACAGGTCATTCCCATGTCATCGGGCAGTGCTGGCTGCCTCCAGCAGATACTTTGAAGCCATGTTTAGCAACGGCCTCCGGGAGAGCCTGGATGATGAGGTGAACTTCCATGACAGCCTCCACCCAGAGGTGCTGGAGCTACTGCTGGACTTTGCTTATTCCTCTCGAATTATCATCAATGAGGAGAATGCTGAGTCCCTCCTGGAGGCTGGAGACATGCTGCAGTTCCATGACGTCCGAGACGCGGCAGCTGAGTTCCTGGAGAAGAACCTTTACCCTTCCAACTGCCTGGGCATGATGCTGCTCTCAGATGCTCATCAGTGCCGGCGGCTCTATGAGCTCTCCTGGAGGATGTGCCTGGTCAACTTTGAGACTGTTCACAAGAGTGAGGACTTCAACAACCTTTCCAAGGACACTCTGCTGGACCTCATCTCCAGTGATGAATTGGAAATCGAGGATGAAGAAAAGGTCTTTAAAGCTGTCATCCAGTGGGTGAAATACAATCTGGATGAGCGGAAGGCATATCTCCCAGAACTTCTGAGGAATGTTCGTCTGGCCTTGCTCCCTTCTGAATGCCTCAAGGAAGCCTTGGCTTGTGAGGACTTGATCATGGTGGATGAAAGGAACAAGCTTGTCTTGGATGAAGCTATTCAGTGCAAGAAGAAGATCCTCCAGAACGATGGGGTGGTCACCAGTCCCTGTGCCAGGCCTCGCAAAGCTGGGCACACCTTGCTGATCCTGGGAGGACAGACTTTCATGTGTGATAAGATATACCAAGTGGAtcacaaagcaaaggaaattatCCCCAAAGCAGACCTGCCGAGTCCACGGAAGGAGTTTAGTGCTTGTGCCATCGGCTGCAAAGTATATATCACTGGAGGCAGGGGGTCAGAGAACGGGGTCTCAAAAGACGTATGGGTGTACGACACTGTTCATGAAGAATGGTCAAAAGCTGCCCCAATGTTAATAGCTCGGTTTGGGCATGGCTCGGCTGAATTGGAAAACTGCCTGTATGTCGTTGGTGGACACACTGCTGTAGCTGGAGTCTTTCCTGCGTctccttctgtttctttgaagCAAGTAGAGAAGTACGATCCCATATCCAACAAATGGACAATGGTGGCTCCTTTGAGAGATGGAGTGAGCAATGCTGCGGTGGTGAGTGCCAGGCTCAAGCTTTTTGTCTTTGGCGGGACCAGCATTCACCGAGACATGGTGTCTAAAGTCCAGTGCTATGATCCAGCTGAGAATCGGTGGATGATCAAAGCCGAATGCCCACAGCCCTGGCGCTACACGGCAGCTGCTGTCCTGGGCAGCCAGATTTTCATCATGGGAGGAGACACCGAGTTCACGGCAGCATCTGCCTATCGCTTTGACTGCGAAACGGACCAGTGGACGCGCATTGGGGACATGACAGCCAAGCGTATGTCATGCCACGCTTTGGCCTCGGGGAATAAACTCTATGTGGTGGGGGGTTACTTTGGGACTCAGAGGTGCAAAACGCTGGACTGCTATGACCCTACGTCAGACACGTGGAACTGTATCACAACGGTGCCTTACTCACTCATCCCCACAGCTTTTGTCAGCACCTGGAAGCACTTGCCATCATGA